AGGGCTCCGCCACCGTCGAGCTCTACCTCACCGACGCGCAAGCCGGGAAACTGCGCGGCGAGGGCGTCCGGATCACCGAGCACACCCTCTCCGCCCAGGCGGAGAAGCGGGTCGCGGGCGCCGGGGACGGAGTCTTCCGCCCGTACGGCGGCCCCGGCGGGCTCAAGCAGGAGATCATGGACACCGCCCGGTCCCACCCGGGGATCACCAAGGTCGTCTCGATCGGCAAGACCGTCAAGGGCCAGGACATCCTCGCCCTCAAGATCAGCAAGGGCGCCGCCAAGAGCAGGGACGGCTCGCGGCCCGCCACGCTGTACATGTCCAACCAGCACGCCCGCGAGTGGATCACCCCCGAGATGACCCGGCGGCTGATGCACCACTACCTCGACGGCTACGGCAAGGACAGCCGCCTCACCCGGATCGTCGACACCACCGAGCTGTGGTTCGTGCTCTCCGCCAACCCCGACGGCTACGACTACACCCACGCCGACCCGGCCAACCGCCAGTGGCGCAAGAACCTGCGCGACAACAACGGCGACGGGCGCATCGAGTCCGGCGACGGCGTCGACCTCAACCGCAACTTCGGCTACAAGTGGGGCTACGACGACGAGGGCTCGTCGCCCGACGCGGCCGACGAGACCTATCGCGGCCCGCGCGCCGCCTCCGAGCCGGAGACCCGCGCCCTGGACGCCTTCGAGAAGCGCATCGGCTTCCAGTACGGCATCAACTACCACTCCGCCGCCCAGCTGCTGCTGTACGGCGTGGGCTGGCAGGTCGCCACCGACACCCCCGACGACGTGGCCCTCAGGGCGCTCGCCGGCACCCCGCAGAAGTCCGCGGTCCCCGGCTACCGCCCGCAGGTCTCCTCGGAGCTCTACATCACCAACGGCGAGGCCGACGGACACGCCGCCAACGTCAACGGGATGCAGATGTTCACCCCGGAGATGTCGACCTGCGCCACCGCCTCCCGCGTCGACCCGAACGACGCCTGGAACCCGGCGGACTGCGCCTCCGTCTTCACCTTCCCCGACGACGAGAAGCTGATCCAGGCCGAGTTCGCCAAGAACATCCCCTTCGCGCTCGCCGTCGCCGAGACCGCCGCCCACCCGGACCGGCCCGTCTCCCCGGTGGGCATCGAGGCCCCCGACTTCACCCCGGACGCCTTCGCCACCTCCTACGCCGCCCGCGGCCAGGAGCAGGAGGTCGCCGTCACCGCCCGCAAGTCGCTGCGCGCCAAGACCCTCAACTACCGGATCAACGGCGGCCGCACCCACCGCGAGGGCCTGGAGCCCTGGAAGGGCGGCGAGACCTTCGGCGGCGAGGACAACCTCTACTTCGACCAGTTCCGCGCCGAGGTCGAGGGCACCCGGCCCGGCGACAAGGTCGAGGTCTGGTACACGGCCCGCACCCGCGAGGGCAGGGCCACCGCGTCCGCCCCGTTCACGTACACCGTGGCCGAGCGGCCCCGCGGCGACGTCCTCGTCCTCGCCGAGGAGGGCGGCACCGCCGCCGCGAAGAACGCCGACGCCTATGTGAAGGCCGTCGCCGCCAACGGCCGGCGGGCCGCCGTCTGGGACGTCGCCACCCAGGGCGCCC
The DNA window shown above is from Streptomyces showdoensis and carries:
- a CDS encoding M14 family metallopeptidase gives rise to the protein MRRRVRAAVAAASLVIAGLAAAPVAGAQPNADGAGQGDGLSVWRAEVSQEQLPLLLDAGTDARELSEQVPAEGSATVELYLTDAQAGKLRGEGVRITEHTLSAQAEKRVAGAGDGVFRPYGGPGGLKQEIMDTARSHPGITKVVSIGKTVKGQDILALKISKGAAKSRDGSRPATLYMSNQHAREWITPEMTRRLMHHYLDGYGKDSRLTRIVDTTELWFVLSANPDGYDYTHADPANRQWRKNLRDNNGDGRIESGDGVDLNRNFGYKWGYDDEGSSPDAADETYRGPRAASEPETRALDAFEKRIGFQYGINYHSAAQLLLYGVGWQVATDTPDDVALRALAGTPQKSAVPGYRPQVSSELYITNGEADGHAANVNGMQMFTPEMSTCATASRVDPNDAWNPADCASVFTFPDDEKLIQAEFAKNIPFALAVAETAAHPDRPVSPVGIEAPDFTPDAFATSYAARGQEQEVAVTARKSLRAKTLNYRINGGRTHREGLEPWKGGETFGGEDNLYFDQFRAEVEGTRPGDKVEVWYTARTREGRATASAPFTYTVAERPRGDVLVLAEEGGTAAAKNADAYVKAVAANGRRAAVWDVATQGAPHPLGVLSHFRTVVWYSGAEQPSGGSLLAVRAYLNEGGKLINAGEKSGGLVTIGRAESNDFAQYYLGAYRRAGLNGPVSFAGAGRLGGAGAPLGAAEGNPLDNAGAYTVTSDTLKPALFPQFADSASAGDYPGIRTPFEPYEGSRFAALRHSDNTWARLARTVDLTGVVAAQQPNLTFQVSYDTEPGYDNVIVEAHTVGQDDWTTLPDANGGTSAEPPADCGEGYYVRGHPFLAHYLTVGEDGCAATGTTGAWNAFTGPSNGWRQAKIDLSAYAGKQVELAVSYVSDPGTGEMGAFVDDLRLSAGAVAETEGFETGTGNWSVPGAPAGSPGNGSDWTRSEALFHSQASVTTRDTVLFGFGLEHVPNAADRAALLGKALNSLRR